One Thioclava electrotropha DNA segment encodes these proteins:
- a CDS encoding NAD(P)/FAD-dependent oxidoreductase, whose protein sequence is MTHQTHPYAGDGSHTGSYYAASANPAPLRAELVGEQEADICVVGAGFSGLSTALHLAEKGYSVTVVEGARIGWGASGRNGGQVVNGLNASLDVIESRYGQDTANFVAGLVMEGGDIIRERVATYDIQCDLKPGNVFAGLTAKHMQELEARWKLWRSYGIESQEMLSREQMREHANSDLYAGGMIDHKGGHLHPLNLALGEAAAVEKLGGTIYEMSPVTSVDTDAARPVIRTAKGQITAKTLVLCGNAYLGHVVPTLERRVMPVSTQVMATEPLGEAKAHELMPSDACIEDVRYILDYYRMSADNRLLFGGGTVYGGADPKDIKAKLWKNLEKVFPQLKGTKIDYAWSGNFALSFSRVPQMGRIGQNTYFAHGYSGHGVTGSHTFGRILSEAINGDLTRFDTFAKLPWIPFPGGRTFRVPYSVAGSWWYALRDRLGV, encoded by the coding sequence ATGACCCATCAGACCCACCCCTATGCGGGCGACGGCAGCCACACCGGCAGCTACTACGCGGCTTCGGCCAATCCGGCCCCTTTGCGCGCGGAACTGGTGGGCGAACAGGAGGCCGATATCTGCGTCGTGGGCGCAGGCTTCTCGGGCCTCTCAACCGCGCTGCATCTGGCGGAGAAGGGCTACAGCGTCACCGTCGTCGAAGGCGCACGCATCGGCTGGGGCGCCTCGGGCCGCAATGGCGGTCAGGTCGTGAACGGGCTGAACGCCAGCCTCGACGTGATCGAGAGCCGCTACGGGCAGGACACCGCGAATTTCGTGGCAGGCCTCGTGATGGAAGGCGGCGACATCATCCGCGAGCGCGTCGCGACCTATGACATCCAATGCGACCTGAAGCCGGGCAATGTCTTCGCGGGGCTGACGGCGAAGCACATGCAAGAGCTGGAAGCGCGCTGGAAGCTCTGGCGCAGCTACGGCATCGAAAGCCAGGAGATGCTGAGCCGCGAGCAGATGCGCGAGCACGCGAATTCCGACCTCTATGCAGGCGGCATGATCGACCATAAGGGCGGCCATCTGCATCCCCTCAACCTCGCGCTTGGCGAGGCGGCGGCAGTCGAGAAACTCGGCGGCACGATCTACGAGATGTCGCCCGTCACGTCCGTCGATACCGACGCCGCGCGCCCGGTCATCAGGACCGCGAAGGGCCAGATCACCGCGAAGACGCTGGTGCTGTGTGGCAATGCCTATCTCGGCCATGTGGTGCCCACGCTGGAGCGCCGCGTGATGCCCGTCTCGACGCAGGTCATGGCGACCGAGCCGCTGGGCGAAGCGAAGGCCCACGAGTTGATGCCGTCTGACGCCTGTATCGAGGACGTGCGCTACATCCTCGACTATTACCGCATGTCTGCCGACAACCGCCTGCTGTTCGGTGGCGGCACGGTCTATGGCGGGGCGGACCCGAAGGACATCAAGGCGAAGCTCTGGAAGAACCTCGAGAAGGTCTTCCCGCAGCTGAAGGGCACGAAGATCGACTACGCCTGGTCGGGCAATTTCGCGCTGTCCTTTAGCCGTGTGCCGCAGATGGGCCGGATCGGGCAGAACACCTATTTCGCGCATGGCTACTCGGGCCACGGCGTCACCGGGTCGCACACTTTCGGACGCATCCTGTCGGAGGCGATCAACGGCGATCTGACCCGGTTCGACACGTTTGCGAAACTGCCGTGGATCCCGTTCCCCGGCGGGCGCACCTTCCGTGTGCCCTACTCGGTCGCGGGGTCGTGGTGGTACGCGCTGCGCGATCGGCTGGGGGTCTGA
- the tatB gene encoding Sec-independent protein translocase protein TatB: MLDIGWSELLLIGVVALIVVGPKDLPKMFHQLGRITAKAKAMGREFSRAMEDAAKDTGLDEAAGSVRDLKSLASKKSLGLDALEKATDAFEKWEPGRSESGKTSLKPDPEAEPPKPEAAQPEASPAETAKPETSKTASKPAAKPAAKKAAPKTAAKTGAKTTGTKTGTSTAAKSSAKPATKSSSKPAAKTGAKPAAKKTAAKKPAAKKGDA, translated from the coding sequence ATGTTAGACATCGGTTGGAGCGAGCTTCTGCTGATCGGCGTCGTGGCGCTGATCGTCGTGGGGCCGAAGGATCTGCCCAAGATGTTCCACCAGCTTGGCCGCATCACTGCGAAGGCCAAGGCGATGGGGCGCGAGTTTTCGCGGGCGATGGAAGATGCGGCGAAGGATACCGGGCTTGATGAAGCCGCGGGCTCCGTGCGCGATCTGAAATCGCTGGCGTCCAAGAAATCGCTCGGGCTCGACGCGCTGGAAAAAGCGACCGATGCGTTCGAGAAATGGGAGCCGGGCCGGTCCGAGAGTGGGAAGACCTCGCTCAAGCCCGATCCCGAGGCGGAGCCGCCCAAGCCTGAGGCAGCTCAACCCGAGGCGAGCCCGGCCGAGACGGCCAAACCCGAGACATCCAAGACGGCAAGCAAGCCGGCGGCCAAGCCCGCTGCGAAGAAAGCCGCGCCGAAGACCGCAGCCAAGACTGGCGCCAAGACGACTGGCACCAAGACGGGCACTTCGACCGCAGCGAAATCCAGCGCCAAGCCGGCAACCAAGTCGAGCAGTAAACCCGCCGCGAAAACCGGTGCCAAACCGGCGGCCAAAAAGACGGCGGCGAAGAAACCCGCCGCGAAGAAGGGTGACGCATGA
- the rocF gene encoding arginase codes for MTRTVSILGAPIQTGASQPGCIMGPASLRIAGLGDILTELGWEVDDLGDLSIPPQEPVPHKNPAIHDLAETRAWIEALSQAAFDAAQTHDRPIFIGGDHALAAGTLSGLARHAKTQDRPLFVLWLDAHPDLHTLETTTSGNLHGTPVAYVTGQPDFEAFPPLEASIDPKNFCMMGIRSVDPAEREHIKQIGLEVHDMRAIDETGVLAPLRAFLDRVREANGLLHVSFDVDFLDPGIAPAVGTTVPGGATFREAHLIMEEVGDSDLVTSLDIVELNPFLDERGRTAKLLCDLAASLFGRRVLDRMTRSF; via the coding sequence ATGACACGCACAGTTTCGATTCTGGGCGCGCCTATTCAAACTGGCGCTTCGCAACCCGGCTGCATCATGGGACCGGCCAGCCTGCGCATCGCGGGGCTGGGCGACATCCTGACCGAGCTGGGCTGGGAGGTGGATGATCTGGGCGACCTGTCGATTCCCCCGCAAGAGCCGGTGCCGCACAAGAACCCCGCGATCCACGATCTGGCCGAAACCCGTGCCTGGATCGAGGCGCTGTCGCAGGCGGCTTTCGACGCCGCGCAGACCCATGACCGCCCGATCTTCATCGGCGGCGATCACGCGCTGGCCGCAGGCACGCTAAGCGGCCTTGCGCGGCACGCGAAGACGCAAGATCGCCCCTTGTTCGTCCTGTGGCTCGACGCGCACCCGGACCTGCACACGCTGGAGACGACGACCAGCGGCAACCTGCACGGCACCCCGGTGGCCTATGTCACCGGCCAACCCGATTTCGAGGCCTTCCCGCCGCTGGAGGCCAGCATCGATCCGAAGAATTTCTGCATGATGGGCATCCGCTCGGTCGATCCGGCGGAACGCGAGCACATCAAGCAGATCGGCTTGGAAGTCCATGACATGCGCGCCATCGACGAGACCGGCGTGCTGGCGCCCCTGCGCGCCTTCCTTGACCGCGTGCGCGAAGCCAACGGCCTGCTGCATGTCAGCTTCGACGTCGATTTCCTCGACCCCGGCATCGCGCCCGCCGTCGGCACGACCGTGCCGGGCGGCGCCACGTTCCGCGAGGCGCATCTGATCATGGAAGAGGTCGGCGACAGCGACCTCGTGACCTCGCTCGACATTGTCGAGCTCAACCCTTTCCTCGACGAACGCGGCCGCACGGCGAAACTGCTGTGCGACCTCGCCGCCAGCCTCTTTGGCCGCCGCGTTCTCGACCGCATGACACGGAGCTTTTGA
- a CDS encoding twin-arginine translocase TatA/TatE family subunit — protein sequence MLNNIGLPGLLLIAVVVLVLFGRGKISSLMGEVGKGITAFKKGVSDGSKEIEDGTVDEARDVTPADEVQKEKDKA from the coding sequence ATGCTCAACAATATCGGCCTTCCCGGCCTTCTTCTGATCGCCGTCGTGGTTCTGGTTCTTTTTGGCCGCGGCAAGATTTCCTCGCTCATGGGTGAAGTCGGCAAGGGCATCACCGCCTTCAAGAAAGGCGTGAGCGACGGCTCGAAAGAAATCGAGGACGGCACCGTCGACGAGGCACGTGACGTGACCCCGGCTGACGAAGTCCAGAAAGAAAAAGACAAGGCCTGA
- a CDS encoding ATP-binding protein, which produces MSDAALNRIATALERLSPAPQPAPDFASASAFIWHTAPDRLEPVPQVNRVDLSLLHGIDRSRETLLANTLQFARGAAANNALLWGARGMGKSSLVKAAHAAAVAEGLPLKLVELAREDLPSVGRLLAHLRDAPEMRFILFCDDLSFSHDDQHYKSLKAVLDGGIEGRPANVILYATSNRRHLMPRDMIENERSTAISPSEAVEEKVSLSDRFGLWLGFHPCSQDEYLTMIRGYCDSYGVEIADEDLRAEAIEWQATRGARSGRVAWQYFTDLAGRRGVAL; this is translated from the coding sequence ATGAGTGACGCGGCGCTGAACCGGATCGCCACGGCGCTGGAGCGGCTCTCGCCCGCTCCGCAGCCCGCGCCCGACTTCGCCTCGGCCAGCGCGTTCATCTGGCACACGGCGCCGGATCGGCTGGAGCCCGTGCCGCAGGTGAACCGCGTCGACCTCAGCCTGCTGCACGGCATCGACCGCTCGCGCGAAACGCTGCTGGCCAACACGCTGCAATTCGCGCGCGGTGCGGCGGCGAACAATGCGCTGCTGTGGGGCGCGCGCGGGATGGGGAAGTCCTCGCTCGTGAAAGCGGCCCACGCGGCAGCGGTGGCCGAGGGGCTGCCGCTCAAGCTGGTGGAGCTTGCGCGCGAGGATCTGCCCTCTGTCGGCCGTCTGCTCGCGCATCTGCGCGACGCGCCCGAGATGCGCTTCATCCTGTTCTGTGACGATCTCTCGTTCAGCCATGACGATCAGCATTACAAATCGCTGAAAGCAGTGCTGGATGGCGGGATCGAGGGGCGGCCCGCGAACGTGATCCTCTATGCCACGTCGAACCGGCGTCACCTGATGCCGCGCGACATGATCGAGAACGAGCGTTCGACCGCGATCAGCCCGTCCGAGGCGGTGGAGGAGAAAGTCTCGCTGTCGGATCGTTTCGGGCTGTGGCTGGGCTTCCACCCGTGTTCGCAGGACGAATACCTCACGATGATCCGCGGCTATTGCGACAGCTATGGCGTGGAGATTGCCGACGAAGACCTGCGCGCCGAGGCCATCGAATGGCAGGCCACGCGCGGGGCGCGTTCGGGCCGCGTGGCATGGCAGTATTTCACCGATCTGGCCGGGCGGCGCGGCGTCGCGCTGTAA
- a CDS encoding Lrp/AsnC family transcriptional regulator, with protein sequence MQLDDTDRAILAALRDDARLSITDLALHVGVSRTTARTRLEALIASGQIRRFTIETETDVEGQVRAITMVELQGKMSRAVIRALHRIPEVATVFATNGNWDLVAEIRAETLGEFDRALRDIREIPGVLNSESCLLLAPVAG encoded by the coding sequence ATGCAGCTCGACGATACGGACCGTGCGATCCTCGCGGCTCTGCGCGACGATGCGCGGCTCTCCATCACCGATCTGGCGCTGCATGTCGGCGTCTCGCGCACCACTGCCCGGACACGTCTGGAGGCGTTGATCGCCTCGGGGCAGATCCGCCGCTTCACGATCGAGACGGAGACCGACGTCGAAGGGCAGGTGCGCGCGATTACGATGGTGGAATTACAGGGCAAGATGTCGCGCGCGGTGATCCGGGCGCTGCATCGCATCCCCGAAGTCGCGACGGTCTTCGCGACCAATGGCAACTGGGATCTGGTGGCGGAAATCCGGGCCGAGACCCTGGGCGAATTCGACCGGGCCTTGCGCGATATTCGGGAAATTCCGGGGGTGCTCAACAGTGAGAGCTGTCTGCTGCTTGCGCCTGTCGCGGGATGA
- a CDS encoding ornithine cyclodeaminase, with the protein MSPLAPSKLAFVPFVSVANMMKLVNEIGPEQVMRDLAAYIEEDFRRWPDFDKTPRVASHSAEGVIELMPTADAENYGFKYVNGHPKNGRTGHQTVTAFGVLSSVATGYPLLMTEMTMLTALRTAATSALVGKYLAPKGASVMGMIGNGAQCEFQALAFRAICGIDTLRLYDIDPTATEKAAKNLIAQGFSVTKCRSAEEAVEGAQVITTCTADKQYATILTDNMVGSGIHINAIGGDCPGKTELHRDILTRSEIFVEYPPQTRIEGEIQALDEDHPVTELWKVMRGEAEGRRDAKQITLFDSVGFAIEDFSALRYIHDRVKDGDYAQMLDLMADPDDPRDLFGMLTRAG; encoded by the coding sequence ATGTCCCCTCTCGCCCCCTCCAAACTGGCCTTCGTGCCCTTCGTTTCCGTCGCCAACATGATGAAGCTGGTGAACGAGATCGGCCCCGAACAGGTGATGCGCGACCTCGCCGCCTATATCGAAGAGGATTTCCGCCGCTGGCCGGATTTCGACAAGACGCCGCGCGTGGCAAGCCATTCTGCGGAGGGCGTGATCGAGCTGATGCCGACCGCGGACGCCGAGAATTACGGCTTCAAATACGTCAACGGCCACCCAAAGAACGGACGCACCGGGCACCAGACCGTGACGGCCTTCGGCGTGCTGTCCTCGGTCGCGACGGGCTACCCGCTGCTGATGACCGAGATGACGATGCTGACGGCGTTGCGTACCGCGGCGACCTCGGCGCTGGTGGGCAAATACCTCGCCCCGAAAGGCGCGAGCGTCATGGGCATGATCGGCAATGGCGCGCAATGCGAGTTTCAGGCGCTGGCCTTCCGCGCGATCTGCGGCATCGACACGTTGCGGCTCTATGACATCGACCCGACGGCGACCGAGAAGGCCGCGAAGAACCTGATCGCGCAGGGGTTCAGCGTCACCAAATGCCGCTCGGCCGAGGAAGCCGTCGAGGGCGCGCAGGTAATCACCACCTGCACCGCCGACAAGCAATATGCGACGATCCTGACCGACAACATGGTCGGCTCCGGCATCCACATCAACGCGATCGGCGGCGACTGCCCCGGCAAGACCGAACTGCATCGCGACATCCTTACCCGCTCGGAAATCTTCGTCGAATACCCGCCGCAGACCCGCATCGAGGGCGAGATCCAGGCGCTCGACGAGGACCACCCCGTGACCGAGCTGTGGAAAGTCATGCGCGGCGAGGCCGAGGGCCGTCGCGACGCGAAACAGATCACGCTGTTCGATTCCGTGGGCTTCGCGATCGAGGATTTCAGCGCGCTGCGCTACATCCATGACCGCGTGAAGGATGGCGACTACGCGCAGATGCTCGATCTTATGGCAGACCCCGACGATCCGCGCGATTTGTTCGGGATGCTGACGCGGGCGGGCTGA
- the tatC gene encoding twin-arginine translocase subunit TatC — MSDNNEIEESSAPLIEHLAELRTRILYSLGAFIVAMVVCYTVWNPIFNFLTRPVCSALESRGEQCGLYLIKLQEGFFVAINISFLGGFALAFPIIAYQMWRFVAPGLYRNEKNAFLPFLIASPVMFFLGAAFAYYIILPLAFNFFLGFQQGEIGATSGANEMAAIGFQGSVQEYLNLTIKFVMAFGICFQLPVLLSLMGKAGLVSSEGLGNMRKYAVVAILVVAAIATPPDVISQVILFTVVYGLYEISIQLVKRIEKTREARMRAEGTWIDPDEWDEDEDEEDEKDGKA; from the coding sequence ATGAGCGACAATAACGAGATCGAGGAAAGCTCGGCCCCGCTGATCGAGCACCTTGCCGAACTGCGCACGCGCATCCTCTATTCGCTGGGGGCCTTCATCGTCGCGATGGTGGTCTGCTACACGGTCTGGAACCCGATCTTCAACTTCCTGACCCGCCCGGTCTGCTCGGCACTGGAATCGCGCGGCGAGCAATGCGGCCTCTACCTGATCAAGCTGCAGGAAGGCTTCTTCGTCGCGATCAACATCTCTTTCCTCGGCGGTTTTGCCCTGGCTTTCCCGATCATCGCCTATCAGATGTGGCGGTTCGTGGCGCCGGGCCTCTATCGCAACGAGAAGAACGCGTTCCTGCCCTTCCTGATCGCCTCGCCGGTGATGTTCTTCCTTGGCGCGGCGTTTGCCTATTACATCATCCTGCCGCTGGCCTTTAACTTCTTCCTCGGCTTCCAGCAGGGCGAGATCGGCGCGACTTCGGGCGCGAACGAGATGGCCGCCATCGGGTTCCAGGGCTCGGTACAGGAATATCTCAACCTGACGATCAAGTTCGTCATGGCCTTCGGGATCTGTTTCCAGCTGCCCGTGCTGCTGTCGCTGATGGGCAAGGCGGGGCTGGTGTCCTCCGAAGGTCTCGGCAACATGCGCAAATACGCGGTGGTCGCGATCCTCGTGGTGGCGGCAATTGCCACGCCCCCGGATGTGATCAGCCAAGTCATTCTGTTCACTGTGGTTTACGGTCTCTACGAGATTTCCATCCAGCTCGTGAAACGGATCGAGAAGACCCGCGAAGCCCGGATGCGCGCTGAAGGCACCTGGATCGACCCCGACGAGTGGGACGAGGACGAGGACGAAGAGGACGAGAAGGACGGCAAGGCATGA